In Marinomonas posidonica IVIA-Po-181, a single window of DNA contains:
- a CDS encoding pirin family protein, which translates to MSDAILKKIPLDMFWPTFDPFLFCAFHNDNYPQANGEMGPDATLGNRPLGQDFGGIDGWRMYHGRKVPGFPAHPHRGFETVTIVNKGFVDHADSMGAAGRYGQGDTQWMTAGQGVQHSEMFPLLNETDRNPVELFQVWLNLPSKNKMVPPHFTMLWNEDTPVLTEKDTQGFETSVKVIAGPISGVQPAPCPPNSWAAEDQNQVAIWLIDLAEQAEWTLPAGAAGLSRTLYFFEGDQVALDDVSVSVSQAFVLQSDASVVLRNLGKAARFLMLQGRPINEQVEQHGPFVMNTRAELQQAFQDYQRTQFGGWPWPRHDQVHDKNKGRFAEHGKLD; encoded by the coding sequence ATGAGTGACGCAATCCTTAAAAAAATACCATTAGACATGTTTTGGCCAACATTTGACCCTTTCTTGTTCTGTGCCTTTCACAATGATAATTACCCTCAAGCGAATGGTGAAATGGGGCCAGATGCGACCCTTGGCAATCGTCCATTAGGGCAAGACTTTGGTGGCATCGATGGTTGGCGCATGTATCACGGACGAAAAGTGCCAGGCTTTCCGGCACACCCACATCGTGGTTTTGAAACCGTCACCATTGTCAATAAAGGCTTTGTGGATCATGCAGACTCCATGGGGGCTGCCGGTCGTTATGGTCAGGGCGATACCCAATGGATGACCGCCGGTCAGGGCGTGCAGCATTCGGAAATGTTTCCCTTGTTAAACGAAACAGATCGCAATCCAGTTGAATTGTTCCAAGTCTGGTTGAATTTACCAAGCAAGAATAAAATGGTGCCTCCCCATTTCACCATGTTATGGAATGAAGACACGCCAGTGTTGACGGAGAAAGACACACAAGGCTTTGAAACTAGCGTAAAAGTGATTGCTGGCCCGATTAGTGGCGTGCAACCAGCGCCGTGTCCACCTAATTCCTGGGCGGCTGAAGATCAGAACCAAGTGGCTATTTGGTTAATCGATTTGGCTGAACAAGCGGAATGGACTTTGCCTGCTGGCGCGGCTGGACTGTCTCGTACCTTGTATTTTTTTGAAGGGGATCAGGTCGCGTTAGACGATGTCTCCGTGTCTGTGAGTCAGGCGTTTGTGCTTCAAAGTGATGCGAGTGTGGTGTTAAGGAATTTGGGAAAAGCTGCTCGTTTTTTGATGTTGCAGGGGCGTCCTATCAATGAACAGGTTGAGCAGCATGGTCCTTTTGTGATGAATACCCGTGCTGAGTTGCAGCAAGCCTTTCAAGATTATCAGCGTACTCAATTTGGTGGTTGGCCTTGGCCACGTCACGATCAAGTGCATGATAAGAACAAGGGACGTTTTGCTGAACATGGTAAGTTAGATTAG
- a CDS encoding tautomerase family protein, translating to MIQRRNRMPYVNIRITNEGVTKEQKQALIKGATDLLVDVLGKNPSTTVVVIDEVETDNWGVAGEQVTELRKKSS from the coding sequence ATGATACAAAGGAGAAATAGAATGCCATACGTGAATATTCGCATCACCAATGAAGGCGTCACAAAGGAACAAAAGCAGGCTTTGATTAAAGGTGCGACGGATTTATTAGTGGATGTTTTGGGTAAAAATCCATCGACTACTGTGGTGGTGATTGATGAGGTTGAGACCGATAATTGGGGGGTTGCAGGTGAGCAGGTGACGGAGCTGCGTAAGAAGAGCTCGTAA
- a CDS encoding asparaginase, with the protein MSTEVLVLYTGGTIGMTQTAQGLAPASGLQGRIERALGDSLNSLPSFEVLEISPLIDSANITPAHWTKLVSILNVHWQDYDGFVILHGTDTMAYTASALSFMLGASPKNIILTGSQIPLGMNRSDATANLQAALSLAVLQPIPDVSLVFNGKLMRGNRIQKVSSGRFEAFHTPNNDLLGELAIHVQLYPERMSEWPSDLRVTNLDDKLVTFQSGAVAVVTLHPSQPISLYQSLLDDKDCHGIILMTYGAGNVPDQNPAFLSFLTEAMLRKKIVVNITQCLHGGVSQGTYATGSMLSSMNVLSGQDMTLEAAFCKLHWLIANGENYHSLLEKWSINYANEFTTK; encoded by the coding sequence ATGAGCACAGAGGTTTTAGTACTCTATACTGGCGGCACCATTGGCATGACTCAAACAGCGCAAGGCTTGGCCCCAGCTTCTGGCTTACAAGGTCGAATTGAACGTGCTTTAGGCGATAGTTTGAATAGCCTACCGAGCTTTGAAGTACTGGAAATTTCGCCACTCATCGACAGCGCCAATATCACCCCAGCACACTGGACTAAGCTTGTTTCCATCCTCAATGTTCATTGGCAGGATTACGATGGCTTTGTCATCTTACATGGCACAGATACCATGGCCTATACCGCTTCGGCCTTGTCATTTATGCTCGGTGCCAGCCCTAAAAATATCATTCTAACTGGGTCACAAATCCCCTTAGGAATGAACCGATCAGACGCCACCGCAAATTTACAAGCGGCTCTATCTTTGGCGGTCTTACAGCCCATTCCAGACGTCAGCTTGGTTTTCAATGGGAAACTCATGCGGGGCAATCGAATTCAAAAGGTCAGTAGTGGACGGTTTGAGGCTTTTCACACACCCAATAATGACTTACTGGGTGAATTAGCGATTCACGTTCAACTCTACCCTGAACGAATGAGTGAATGGCCATCTGACCTTAGGGTTACAAACTTAGATGATAAGTTGGTGACCTTTCAATCCGGTGCCGTTGCCGTCGTGACACTCCACCCAAGTCAGCCGATCAGCTTATATCAGAGCTTATTGGATGACAAAGATTGCCATGGCATTATTTTAATGACCTATGGCGCTGGCAACGTGCCGGACCAAAACCCAGCCTTTCTGTCTTTCTTGACGGAAGCCATGTTGCGAAAGAAAATCGTCGTCAACATTACCCAATGTCTGCATGGCGGAGTGTCTCAAGGCACGTATGCTACTGGTTCAATGCTGTCATCTATGAATGTATTAAGTGGACAGGATATGACCCTAGAGGCGGCCTTTTGCAAACTTCATTGGCTCATTGCCAATGGCGAAAACTACCATAGCCTGCTGGAGAAATGGTCGATCAATTACGCCAATGAATTTACCACAAAGTAA
- a CDS encoding DMT family transporter, with protein sequence MWIFITLFAAACQSARTAYQNTLAREAGFLHATMARSLYGLPLVTLYLLAVWWLFGGVSLNGTMTFWWAASACALAQIFATYFMLRAFQSGSYAMGTLLAKTEAVLAALIGLPLLHYTLTFASWVGIGLGVFGAVVMTVKWRNVRHAYRDASLLFGLASGLCFAMTSVMASMASHALSGSIITSAGITLWFVLIVQSVILCSLQMVKMRDIQAPFKHEFRLSCQVGVLSSLGSIGWFTGFALVNPALVKTLGQIEILGTLYYSKVRFSEKLSKQQWLGGTMILISVILVVASTVK encoded by the coding sequence ATGTGGATTTTTATCACTCTTTTTGCGGCTGCATGTCAGTCTGCTAGAACCGCCTATCAAAATACCTTAGCTCGTGAAGCCGGATTTTTACATGCCACCATGGCTCGTTCTTTGTATGGTTTGCCTCTGGTGACTCTCTATTTATTAGCGGTTTGGTGGCTATTTGGAGGCGTTTCTCTGAATGGCACAATGACGTTTTGGTGGGCGGCTTCTGCCTGTGCCTTGGCACAAATATTCGCGACCTATTTTATGCTTCGAGCTTTTCAGTCAGGCAGTTATGCAATGGGCACTCTTTTGGCCAAGACAGAAGCCGTATTAGCCGCGCTGATTGGTTTGCCTTTGCTGCATTACACGCTGACCTTTGCTTCTTGGGTAGGCATTGGTCTAGGGGTGTTCGGCGCTGTGGTAATGACGGTAAAGTGGCGTAATGTTCGTCATGCTTATCGAGATGCTTCTCTGCTGTTTGGTTTGGCGAGCGGCTTGTGTTTTGCTATGACTTCCGTGATGGCGTCGATGGCAAGTCATGCTTTATCTGGCTCGATCATTACTTCTGCAGGTATAACTTTATGGTTTGTCTTGATTGTCCAGTCGGTCATTTTATGTTCACTCCAGATGGTGAAAATGCGTGATATTCAAGCGCCTTTTAAACACGAGTTTCGTTTAAGTTGCCAAGTTGGTGTACTGAGTTCGCTGGGGTCGATTGGTTGGTTTACAGGTTTTGCTTTGGTGAATCCTGCCTTGGTCAAAACCCTAGGACAAATCGAAATTCTAGGAACTTTGTACTATTCTAAGGTGCGTTTTTCAGAGAAGCTTAGCAAGCAACAATGGCTTGGTGGCACAATGATATTGATCAGTGTGATTCTCGTTGTGGCATCAACCGTAAAGTGA
- a CDS encoding sensor histidine kinase, protein MKRIKTAKQLTFTYFSIVAFAIIAFHFSMFQSVIENVEMIYAENRMVKDKNVALERLQGTSLTHVSIPPFSEVYVGQENLPLGVVLDPNMTDDVTYELDEASDTDLEVFSMRSQVTLNGQQKTLYIIHYDEIYESSETQMFHTQSTQLMLSLLLLVVSLWVVMQISMRLTKPLSQLSQFLTSRRPDDLTPIALPEGAATREVHLLVACINDYQQQIQALIERERAFNRYASHELRTPLMVMKGAVTLLGKTDSPSFIKRQQVRMHQACQEMEDYISTLLSLTREEDLSTIPKRSVTQAELESIKQAHMVYLTDGQVSVQIQMENRLEIKLPEPVFHILIGNLLKNAMASTEKGRIDIQVVGNQIDVIDTGCGLSGKPGGESYGLGLMIVRDICVKYACEFSLQDNVGQGCTARLVFT, encoded by the coding sequence ATGAAGCGTATCAAAACCGCTAAGCAGTTAACCTTTACCTATTTCTCTATCGTTGCCTTTGCCATTATCGCTTTTCATTTTTCCATGTTTCAGTCAGTGATTGAAAATGTTGAAATGATCTACGCTGAAAATCGCATGGTGAAAGATAAAAATGTGGCCTTAGAGCGTTTGCAAGGAACAAGCTTAACCCATGTTTCCATTCCGCCTTTTTCTGAGGTGTATGTTGGTCAAGAAAACCTGCCATTGGGTGTGGTTCTTGATCCTAACATGACAGATGATGTGACCTATGAGTTAGATGAGGCTTCTGATACGGATTTGGAAGTTTTCTCGATGCGCTCACAGGTAACCCTCAATGGGCAACAAAAGACCCTATATATTATCCATTACGATGAGATTTATGAGAGCAGCGAAACGCAGATGTTTCATACGCAAAGTACTCAATTAATGCTTTCCTTGCTCTTGTTAGTGGTCAGTTTATGGGTCGTCATGCAAATTTCCATGCGCTTAACCAAGCCACTGTCACAGCTGTCTCAATTTTTAACGTCGAGGCGGCCAGATGATTTGACTCCGATTGCCTTGCCTGAAGGTGCGGCTACCCGTGAGGTGCATTTGTTGGTGGCCTGTATCAATGATTATCAGCAGCAAATTCAAGCACTAATTGAACGTGAGCGGGCATTTAATCGTTATGCCAGTCATGAGCTTCGTACTCCTCTTATGGTGATGAAAGGGGCAGTCACTCTTCTCGGTAAGACAGATTCCCCGAGTTTTATTAAGCGCCAGCAGGTCAGGATGCACCAAGCTTGTCAGGAAATGGAGGATTATATTTCGACCTTGTTGTCTTTGACGCGAGAGGAAGACCTTTCCACTATACCAAAGCGCTCAGTCACACAAGCCGAGTTGGAAAGCATCAAACAAGCGCACATGGTTTACTTAACCGATGGTCAAGTGTCCGTCCAGATTCAGATGGAGAATAGGTTAGAAATTAAATTACCTGAGCCTGTTTTTCATATTCTGATAGGGAATCTGCTTAAAAATGCGATGGCGTCAACCGAGAAAGGGCGTATCGACATCCAAGTGGTGGGAAATCAAATTGACGTCATTGATACTGGTTGCGGTTTAAGTGGTAAACCCGGTGGCGAAAGTTATGGTCTAGGCTTGATGATTGTTCGTGATATTTGTGTGAAATACGCGTGTGAATTTAGTTTGCAGGATAATGTTGGGCAAGGATGCACGGCCAGGTTGGTCTTTACCTAG
- a CDS encoding hybrid-cluster NAD(P)-dependent oxidoreductase gives MTDMNNAPADYFAPVNTQTWVNGRHNVRCVKVIHETWDVKTFCFMAQQPVMFFFKPGQFVTLELEIDHKQVMRSYTISSSPSVPYSFSITIKRVPGGEVSNWLHDNMKVGVELAVHGPVGQFNCIDFPAEKVLLLSGGVGITPLMSMARWWFDTNAEVDMTFIHSARSPRDVIYSRELDHMAARLDNFGLYLIVERMENGLPWQGYRGYLDSAKLDMISPDFLEREIFCCGPEPYMRAVRSLLKERGFDMSHYHEESFGSTPVGVVEDAIELAEVAQAEADAVNQEDLLRVDFESSGKSIQVTVGETLHNAAAKLDLMIPKACGMGICGTCKVMIKEGETQMDHNGGITDEDVEAGYVLSCCTVPKTDVVIEY, from the coding sequence ATGACAGACATGAACAATGCTCCAGCCGATTACTTTGCTCCCGTTAATACCCAAACTTGGGTAAATGGTCGCCACAATGTACGTTGCGTGAAAGTGATTCATGAAACGTGGGACGTCAAAACCTTCTGTTTTATGGCGCAACAGCCGGTCATGTTCTTCTTCAAGCCGGGGCAGTTTGTCACCTTGGAGTTGGAAATCGACCACAAGCAAGTGATGCGTTCTTATACCATTTCCAGTTCGCCATCTGTGCCTTATAGTTTTTCTATTACGATAAAAAGAGTGCCTGGTGGCGAAGTGTCCAATTGGCTGCATGACAATATGAAAGTGGGTGTAGAACTCGCGGTGCATGGGCCTGTTGGGCAATTTAATTGCATCGACTTTCCGGCAGAAAAAGTGTTGCTCTTATCGGGGGGCGTTGGCATTACACCTCTGATGTCGATGGCTCGTTGGTGGTTTGATACCAACGCGGAAGTGGATATGACCTTTATTCACAGCGCACGTTCACCAAGAGATGTTATTTATTCTCGTGAGTTGGACCACATGGCTGCTCGGCTTGATAATTTTGGTCTTTATCTAATCGTAGAGCGCATGGAAAATGGTTTGCCATGGCAGGGATACCGTGGTTATTTGGATTCCGCCAAATTGGACATGATTTCGCCAGACTTTCTGGAGCGTGAAATTTTTTGTTGTGGCCCCGAACCCTATATGCGCGCAGTGAGAAGCCTTCTTAAGGAAAGAGGGTTTGATATGTCTCACTATCATGAGGAATCGTTTGGTTCGACCCCTGTGGGAGTGGTTGAAGATGCCATTGAGCTGGCGGAAGTGGCTCAAGCAGAAGCGGATGCCGTTAATCAGGAAGATTTGCTCAGAGTGGATTTTGAAAGCAGTGGTAAGAGTATCCAGGTGACGGTGGGTGAAACCCTTCATAACGCGGCCGCTAAGTTGGATTTAATGATTCCAAAAGCCTGTGGTATGGGAATTTGTGGGACTTGTAAGGTGATGATAAAAGAGGGTGAGACCCAGATGGATCATAATGGCGGTATAACCGATGAAGATGTCGAAGCTGGTTATGTTTTATCTTGCTGTACCGTCCCGAAAACGGATGTGGTTATAGAGTATTAA
- a CDS encoding GlxA family transcriptional regulator gives MVMATSSSSTATLGSKKTTKVGFLLLDHFTMIALASSIEPLRMANQLSADTLYNWSLISEDGQPVTASDGLSLTPDLSIYDNADFDLIIVAGGVDITRAYTAKQASWLSKQARKGVTIGGICTGAYLLAYAGLLDGYQCSVHWECLTALQEIFPKVKCNNRLFSLDRDRITSSGGTASMDMLLTMIAKQHGPRLSNAISDMFICERIRHESDQQRMPMRQFSTGGAGATKLVDVIELMENNLEEPIELDELATFVDVSRRQIERMFHRHLDCSPSRYYLKLRLERARKLLKQSNMSIVEISMACGFISTPHFSRCYRKHIGVSPRDERKQAWSNQVEGDFQLLNASDVLKMAHAQEALDHSHAEPSYGSVVM, from the coding sequence ATGGTAATGGCAACAAGTTCTAGCTCAACCGCCACGCTTGGTTCGAAGAAAACAACTAAAGTGGGTTTTTTGCTACTTGATCATTTTACGATGATTGCATTAGCCTCTTCCATTGAGCCATTACGCATGGCCAATCAATTGTCGGCGGACACGCTTTATAACTGGAGTCTTATCTCCGAGGACGGTCAGCCCGTTACTGCCAGTGATGGTTTAAGTCTAACGCCGGATCTGTCCATTTATGACAATGCCGATTTTGACTTAATCATAGTGGCTGGTGGCGTTGACATCACCCGAGCCTATACGGCTAAGCAAGCCTCCTGGTTATCAAAGCAAGCTCGCAAAGGAGTCACTATAGGTGGCATTTGTACCGGAGCCTATTTACTGGCTTATGCGGGTTTGTTGGATGGCTATCAATGCAGTGTGCATTGGGAGTGTTTGACGGCACTGCAAGAAATCTTCCCTAAGGTGAAATGCAATAATCGACTTTTCTCTTTAGATCGTGATCGGATAACGTCCTCTGGCGGAACCGCCTCTATGGACATGTTGTTAACCATGATTGCTAAGCAGCATGGGCCGCGTTTATCGAATGCCATTTCAGACATGTTTATTTGTGAGCGAATTCGTCATGAGTCTGATCAGCAGCGTATGCCAATGCGTCAGTTTAGTACTGGTGGTGCAGGTGCGACCAAGTTGGTGGATGTGATTGAGTTGATGGAAAATAACTTAGAAGAGCCTATTGAATTGGACGAATTGGCGACGTTTGTCGACGTCTCACGCCGCCAAATTGAGCGCATGTTTCATCGTCATTTAGATTGCTCACCATCAAGGTACTATTTGAAACTTAGACTAGAGCGGGCTCGAAAATTGCTCAAGCAATCAAACATGTCGATTGTTGAAATCTCCATGGCGTGTGGCTTTATTTCAACACCGCATTTTAGTCGTTGTTATCGTAAGCACATAGGCGTATCACCACGAGATGAGCGTAAGCAGGCATGGAGCAATCAAGTGGAAGGGGATTTTCAATTGCTGAATGCTAGTGACGTGCTAAAAATGGCACACGCTCAAGAGGCTTTAGATCACTCTCATGCTGAGCCTAGCTATGGGTCTGTTGTGATGTAA
- a CDS encoding GtrA family protein has translation MNRILKHSYCRFALVGGVGFLVDLTSLILLSQYLPYTIARGLSFWVAASSNWWWNRHFTFSDNRHKKTAVVEWLQFLSGSLMAFIPNLGVYLLLIKIQPFIHHHELTALWPYFAMMPGVFIGMCVNYSLSRYWVFRDHQIKP, from the coding sequence ATGAACAGAATTTTAAAACACTCATATTGCCGTTTTGCTTTGGTGGGCGGCGTTGGCTTCTTAGTCGATCTCACCAGCTTGATTCTATTGTCACAATACCTGCCTTACACAATTGCTAGAGGGCTTTCCTTCTGGGTCGCCGCCAGCTCAAACTGGTGGTGGAATCGGCACTTTACCTTTTCGGATAATAGACATAAAAAAACCGCTGTGGTGGAATGGTTACAATTCCTCAGCGGTTCATTAATGGCCTTCATTCCAAACCTTGGCGTCTATCTCTTACTCATCAAAATTCAACCATTTATACATCATCACGAACTCACGGCACTTTGGCCATACTTTGCCATGATGCCAGGAGTATTCATCGGCATGTGTGTTAACTATTCACTGTCACGCTACTGGGTCTTCCGTGACCACCAAATAAAACCCTAA
- a CDS encoding ArnT family glycosyltransferase gives MIKHNPPCLSKTLIWLLALCLGLRFASLGLYPLMDTTEARYGEMARIMFETGNWVTPMFDYGIPFWGKPPLFTWLSSLGFAAFGVNEFAVRIPHLLVGIGIIALLYQFARDEYKNKTLGLSAAAVLASTTSFILLSGAVMTDTALTFSISLSMISFWQAWNGKNKIWGYLFFVGLALGMLSKGPLAIVLVGISLTLWLIPNGRWKHILHRLPWGYGSALMIIIALPWYLIAEHRTPGFLNYFLVGEHIKRFIVSGWQGDLYGSAHERARGTIWIYAFLAMLPWSPLLICQWIRNLKENRDVEQSENGITSFLLLWMLAPMLLFSFAGNILASYVMPALPPMALLLTHLHQQHPLPNRLYKIGFFTPLLLIGLVSALHFQWVKVKSEHNLLKQWQEQTEAGQSDLFYLHKRPFSGQYYSAGRAKKRSTDIHTWLPDQSKTFFIVQAKDDHTHYPRWSCQERGQSTTEKLLFCQP, from the coding sequence ATGATAAAACACAACCCCCCATGCCTTAGTAAAACCCTAATTTGGCTTTTGGCCCTTTGCCTTGGCCTACGCTTTGCTTCCTTAGGCCTTTACCCATTAATGGATACCACCGAAGCAAGATATGGGGAAATGGCCCGTATCATGTTTGAAACAGGAAACTGGGTAACCCCCATGTTTGATTATGGCATTCCATTTTGGGGTAAACCGCCACTTTTCACTTGGTTAAGCAGTTTAGGATTCGCCGCGTTTGGGGTAAACGAATTTGCCGTGCGAATACCACACTTGCTGGTTGGAATTGGTATTATCGCTTTGCTTTATCAATTTGCTCGTGATGAATATAAAAACAAGACGCTTGGTTTAAGTGCTGCGGCGGTTCTAGCCTCGACAACCTCCTTCATCCTATTAAGCGGTGCGGTCATGACAGACACCGCTCTGACGTTTTCGATCAGTCTTAGTATGATCAGCTTCTGGCAAGCTTGGAATGGCAAGAATAAAATCTGGGGGTATCTATTTTTCGTCGGTTTAGCACTGGGCATGCTTTCAAAAGGCCCGCTTGCCATAGTGCTTGTCGGAATCAGCCTCACCCTTTGGCTAATCCCAAATGGTCGATGGAAACACATTTTGCATCGTCTACCTTGGGGCTATGGCAGTGCTTTAATGATCATCATCGCGTTGCCTTGGTATCTCATTGCTGAGCATCGAACACCCGGCTTCTTAAATTATTTCCTTGTAGGCGAACACATTAAGCGCTTTATTGTCAGTGGCTGGCAGGGCGATTTATATGGTTCGGCGCACGAAAGAGCACGAGGCACTATCTGGATTTACGCTTTCTTAGCCATGCTTCCTTGGAGCCCGCTGCTTATTTGCCAATGGATTCGAAACCTCAAAGAAAACCGTGATGTTGAGCAAAGCGAAAACGGCATAACGAGCTTTCTGCTTCTATGGATGTTGGCGCCTATGCTATTGTTTAGCTTTGCTGGCAACATCCTTGCTAGCTATGTCATGCCAGCCTTACCTCCGATGGCGTTATTGCTGACGCATTTACATCAACAACACCCGTTACCCAACAGGCTTTATAAAATCGGTTTCTTCACACCTTTGTTATTAATTGGCTTAGTGAGTGCTTTACACTTTCAGTGGGTCAAGGTGAAATCAGAGCACAACCTGCTCAAACAATGGCAGGAACAGACAGAAGCAGGACAAAGCGATCTCTTCTATCTTCATAAACGCCCATTCTCAGGACAATATTATTCAGCTGGTCGCGCAAAGAAGCGCTCGACGGACATCCATACTTGGCTGCCTGATCAAAGCAAGACTTTTTTCATTGTCCAAGCTAAAGATGATCATACCCACTACCCCCGCTGGTCATGCCAAGAGAGAGGGCAATCTACCACAGAAAAACTGCTATTTTGCCAGCCCTAA
- a CDS encoding VOC family protein, translated as MQSTKIHYVELPARDLELNKAFFRQAFGWDFEDYGQEYSAFKNAGLDGGFFQADFCSRPQTGAALVVLYSDDLESAVNHVEAAGGTIEQVIFEFPGGRRFHFLDPCGNEWAVWGPLV; from the coding sequence ATGCAATCAACTAAGATACATTATGTGGAATTACCAGCACGAGATCTTGAGCTTAATAAAGCCTTCTTTCGACAAGCGTTTGGTTGGGATTTTGAAGACTATGGCCAAGAATACAGCGCGTTTAAAAATGCTGGCCTAGACGGTGGATTTTTTCAGGCCGACTTTTGTTCGCGTCCGCAAACAGGGGCGGCATTGGTTGTCTTATACAGTGATGACCTAGAGAGTGCGGTGAATCATGTCGAGGCCGCTGGTGGCACCATAGAGCAGGTGATTTTTGAATTTCCGGGCGGTCGTCGCTTTCACTTCTTAGACCCTTGTGGCAACGAATGGGCGGTATGGGGGCCCTTGGTGTAA
- a CDS encoding response regulator transcription factor produces the protein MKLLLVEDHKDIAGVIFDFFELKGDELDYANNGEHGYNLAVTESYDVIILDVMLPKMDGLTVCKSLREQGVDTPVLMLTARDTKDDILAGFESLADDYLVKPFDLDILDSRIQALVRRQKGKVANRELVFGQLKLDMNTRILQREGSRYALNPSQYTILRVLMQNAPDVVSKNEISDALWGDEEPDSKVLRSHIYQLRSLIDRPFEHAYLQTVSKVGYRLVVEGQE, from the coding sequence ATGAAGTTACTGTTGGTGGAAGACCATAAAGACATTGCGGGGGTTATTTTTGATTTTTTTGAACTCAAAGGTGACGAATTGGATTATGCCAATAACGGTGAGCATGGCTACAATTTAGCTGTTACTGAGTCATACGATGTCATTATATTGGATGTCATGTTGCCTAAAATGGACGGTTTAACTGTGTGTAAATCCTTGCGCGAGCAGGGTGTGGATACGCCTGTTTTGATGTTGACGGCACGTGATACGAAAGACGATATTTTGGCAGGCTTCGAAAGCTTAGCGGACGACTATTTAGTGAAACCCTTTGATTTGGATATTTTGGATTCTCGTATACAGGCGTTGGTTCGGCGGCAGAAAGGCAAAGTGGCGAACCGCGAACTGGTATTTGGGCAATTAAAACTCGATATGAATACTCGTATTTTGCAGCGTGAAGGGAGTCGTTACGCATTAAATCCTTCGCAGTACACTATTTTAAGAGTGCTCATGCAAAATGCGCCTGATGTGGTGAGTAAGAATGAAATCTCTGATGCCCTGTGGGGCGATGAAGAACCAGACAGTAAAGTATTGAGAAGCCATATTTATCAGTTGCGAAGTTTAATTGACCGACCATTTGAGCATGCTTATTTGCAGACAGTGTCGAAGGTGGGTTATCGGCTTGTTGTGGAAGGTCAAGAATGA
- a CDS encoding glycosyltransferase family 2 protein, protein MRAVAYQHFVHAKADVNVGKQEGPFVTVIIPFLNESDVLEQCHQRVCHALSTLQRSCEIVYVDDGSQDSSWQLVSQFQHPTHKIHSLRLSRNFGKEAALSAGLKFASGQCVILLDADLQDPPEYIPDMVEAWQQGAQVIEMQRRERQGENWLKRTTAHCFYRFMSYISDAPITENVGDFRLMDKKVVEVINTLPERTRFMKGLLAWPGFTRQVMTFDREPRLAGKTKWNYPKLIHLALEGITSFSTKPLRWATIAGLTTSFFTFVMAMVVLTKTLVWGDPVVGYPSTVLIILFLGGIQLLSIGVLGEYVGRLFIESKQRPLYVLMEETTSEPTFTQSETAR, encoded by the coding sequence ATGAGAGCGGTTGCCTATCAGCACTTTGTGCATGCCAAAGCCGATGTGAATGTGGGGAAACAAGAAGGCCCTTTCGTCACCGTCATCATTCCTTTTTTAAATGAAAGCGATGTTCTAGAGCAATGTCATCAGCGAGTCTGTCATGCTTTATCAACCCTACAGAGATCATGTGAAATCGTCTATGTGGATGATGGTAGCCAAGACTCTAGCTGGCAATTAGTCAGTCAATTCCAACACCCTACACACAAAATCCACAGTTTAAGGCTCAGTCGAAACTTTGGCAAAGAAGCCGCCTTAAGCGCCGGTTTAAAATTCGCCTCGGGACAATGCGTCATCTTATTGGATGCCGACCTTCAAGATCCACCTGAATACATCCCCGATATGGTGGAAGCTTGGCAACAGGGGGCTCAGGTGATCGAAATGCAACGCCGAGAAAGACAGGGGGAAAACTGGTTAAAACGAACAACGGCTCATTGCTTCTATCGCTTTATGTCTTATATCAGCGACGCCCCCATAACAGAAAATGTGGGAGACTTTCGCCTCATGGACAAAAAGGTGGTCGAGGTCATTAACACCTTGCCAGAACGAACACGCTTTATGAAAGGCCTGCTGGCTTGGCCAGGGTTTACTCGCCAAGTCATGACCTTTGATCGAGAGCCTAGACTGGCAGGCAAAACAAAGTGGAATTACCCAAAACTCATCCACCTTGCCTTAGAAGGCATTACTTCTTTCAGCACTAAACCCTTACGCTGGGCAACCATAGCAGGACTAACCACGTCTTTTTTCACCTTCGTCATGGCCATGGTGGTTCTGACTAAAACCTTAGTTTGGGGCGACCCGGTAGTGGGCTACCCTTCAACCGTTTTGATCATATTATTTTTAGGCGGCATTCAACTCCTATCCATTGGCGTCCTTGGAGAATATGTCGGTCGTCTGTTTATTGAATCAAAGCAACGCCCTTTATATGTGCTAATGGAAGAAACCACCTCAGAGCCGACTTTTACGCAATCGGAAACAGCAAGATGA